In Alkalihalobacillus sp. TS-13, the following are encoded in one genomic region:
- a CDS encoding BMP family protein, which yields MKKRYGLLMSMVLAAGTLLSACGSDEAASGDKKEDGFKVAMVTDTGGVDDKSFNQSAWEGLKAFGDENDLEEKKGYKYLQSEKQSDYRPNLNNLVRQNYDLIYGIGFLMQEDIQKVAQQQKDAQFALVDSVAVDEEGNPLENVASITFKEHQGSFLVGLVAGLQTKTNKVGFIGGVESELISKFENGFLAGVLTANPNAEVLTQYAGDFNDAAKGATIASALYGKDVDVIYHAAGGTGAGVFTEAINRKKNGEDVWVIGVDRDQFEEGIYDKGNNKSVTLTSMVKRVDTAVFEVSSQTKDGNFPGGKIVEFGLEENGVGIAPTEDNVTEESLNMVKEYKEKIVAGEIEVPKTDEEYETFKNEK from the coding sequence ATGAAAAAGCGTTATGGGTTATTGATGTCTATGGTTTTAGCGGCTGGAACATTACTTTCTGCTTGTGGTAGTGATGAAGCTGCATCAGGGGATAAGAAAGAGGACGGCTTTAAAGTCGCAATGGTTACAGACACTGGCGGAGTAGATGATAAGTCGTTCAACCAATCTGCTTGGGAAGGCCTTAAAGCATTTGGTGATGAAAACGACCTCGAAGAGAAAAAAGGATACAAATACTTACAGTCGGAAAAGCAAAGTGACTACCGTCCGAATTTGAACAACTTGGTCCGTCAAAATTATGATTTGATTTACGGAATCGGCTTCTTGATGCAAGAAGACATTCAAAAAGTCGCACAACAACAAAAGGATGCACAATTTGCACTTGTTGATAGCGTAGCTGTTGATGAAGAAGGAAATCCGCTTGAAAATGTGGCAAGTATTACGTTCAAAGAGCATCAAGGATCTTTCCTGGTTGGATTGGTAGCTGGATTGCAAACGAAGACGAATAAAGTCGGGTTCATCGGCGGAGTAGAAAGTGAACTTATTTCTAAATTTGAGAATGGTTTCCTTGCTGGTGTATTGACTGCAAATCCGAATGCTGAAGTACTCACTCAATATGCTGGGGATTTCAATGACGCTGCTAAAGGTGCCACGATTGCTTCGGCACTATATGGTAAAGATGTAGACGTTATTTATCATGCAGCAGGAGGAACTGGTGCAGGAGTGTTCACAGAAGCAATCAACCGTAAGAAGAACGGTGAAGACGTATGGGTGATCGGAGTAGACCGTGACCAATTCGAAGAAGGAATCTATGACAAAGGAAATAACAAAAGTGTAACCCTTACTTCAATGGTAAAACGTGTAGACACAGCCGTATTTGAAGTTTCTTCCCAAACAAAAGATGGAAACTTTCCGGGTGGCAAAATCGTAGAATTCGGACTTGAAGAAAATGGAGTAGGTATCGCTCCAACAGAAGATAACGTTACAGAAGAGTCACTGAATATGGTTAAAGAATATAAAGAGAAAATCGTTGCAGGTGAAATTGAAGTACCTAAGACAGATGAAGAATACGAAACGTTCAAAAACGAAAAGTAA
- a CDS encoding ABC transporter permease translates to MDLMQILQIIIPTAIFAAAPLILTALGGVFSERSGVVNIGLEGLMMMGAFVGAVFTFYGETWGFGSASPWFSFLVAIVIGAIFSLLHAVASISFRADQVVSGVALNFLAAGLTIFLVKKIFDAGQTPYLNERIFKSDIPVLSDIPFIGPLLFGDAYITSFLAVALAFVVWFVVFKTPFGLRLRAVGEHPMAADTMGINVTKMRYIAVMLSGAFAGLGGAVYATSISGNFTHSTIAGQGFMALAAMIFGKWHPLGALGAALFFGFAQSLSITGQQIPLLKEIPHVILLISPYVLTILALAGFVGRADAPKAIGKPYEKGKR, encoded by the coding sequence ATGGATCTCATGCAGATATTACAAATTATCATACCAACAGCCATCTTTGCTGCTGCCCCTTTGATCCTGACTGCGCTCGGTGGCGTTTTCAGTGAACGATCCGGAGTTGTCAATATCGGTTTGGAAGGGCTCATGATGATGGGAGCCTTTGTCGGAGCCGTTTTCACGTTCTATGGTGAGACCTGGGGATTTGGAAGTGCATCACCTTGGTTCTCTTTCCTGGTCGCAATCGTAATCGGTGCGATTTTTTCACTGCTACACGCGGTGGCAAGCATTTCGTTCCGAGCCGACCAGGTAGTCAGCGGCGTAGCTTTAAATTTTTTAGCAGCTGGTTTGACGATTTTCTTAGTAAAGAAAATCTTTGATGCTGGTCAAACGCCGTATTTGAATGAACGGATTTTCAAATCGGATATTCCTGTACTATCCGACATCCCGTTTATCGGCCCGTTACTTTTTGGTGATGCTTATATAACATCATTCTTAGCTGTAGCTCTGGCTTTCGTTGTCTGGTTCGTCGTGTTTAAAACACCTTTTGGACTTCGTTTACGAGCGGTCGGTGAGCATCCGATGGCTGCAGATACGATGGGAATCAATGTAACGAAGATGCGTTACATTGCAGTTATGCTGAGTGGTGCATTCGCAGGGCTTGGTGGTGCTGTTTACGCAACCTCGATTAGTGGGAACTTCACACACTCGACGATTGCAGGGCAAGGATTCATGGCCCTTGCAGCTATGATCTTTGGAAAGTGGCACCCGCTTGGCGCATTAGGCGCAGCTTTGTTCTTCGGGTTTGCTCAGTCGTTAAGCATTACAGGTCAGCAAATACCATTGCTGAAAGAAATACCACACGTCATTTTGCTCATTTCACCATATGTGCTGACAATCCTTGCACTGGCTGGTTTTGTAGGCCGTGCAGACGCACCTAAAGCAATCGGAAAACCATACGAAAAAGGAAAACGTTAA
- a CDS encoding GntR family transcriptional regulator, which yields MTIKTDHRLLYLQVIDRLKKDIESGVYQEGERLPSEFELSKLLGISRATLREALRILEDENIVVRRHGVGTFVRTRPVFSSGIEELFSLTEMIERGGQKPGTIFLSSDTREAMDEEIQRFNLEAPDELVVVERVRTADGQPVIYCLDHVPAKLMPSNYKSMEEESLFNLLEKESNSRVLYAVTHIEPLGFHDRVSDVLECPPESSLLVLKQMHYDQNDVPVLYSVNYFRADKFDFHVVRRRV from the coding sequence GTGACCATTAAAACGGACCATCGTCTATTATATTTACAAGTAATAGATCGATTAAAGAAAGATATTGAATCTGGGGTCTATCAGGAAGGGGAAAGACTTCCGAGCGAGTTTGAATTATCGAAGCTGTTAGGTATCAGCCGCGCAACACTTAGAGAAGCGCTGCGGATACTGGAAGATGAGAATATCGTCGTCAGAAGGCATGGTGTAGGTACTTTTGTACGTACTCGTCCAGTTTTCTCATCTGGTATTGAAGAGCTCTTCAGTCTCACTGAGATGATTGAACGAGGTGGACAGAAACCAGGCACAATATTCTTATCATCAGATACAAGAGAAGCGATGGACGAGGAAATCCAGCGGTTCAACCTTGAAGCTCCTGATGAACTTGTAGTAGTGGAACGTGTTAGGACGGCAGATGGACAACCTGTCATATATTGTCTTGATCATGTCCCTGCCAAATTGATGCCATCCAATTACAAATCGATGGAGGAAGAATCACTGTTCAATTTGCTAGAAAAAGAGTCTAATAGCCGAGTATTGTATGCGGTCACTCATATCGAACCTTTAGGATTTCACGACAGGGTATCAGACGTACTGGAATGTCCACCAGAATCATCCCTGCTCGTATTGAAGCAAATGCATTATGATCAGAATGATGTTCCTGTCTTGTATTCGGTGAATTACTTTAGGGCGGATAAGTTTGATTTCCACGTTGTCAGACGTCGGGTGTGA
- a CDS encoding DNA translocase FtsK: protein MAKRKKKNKKSSGWKSQLSFEVFGLLLLAMTLIAAAEFGKVGNISAGLFRLLGGEWYGILLLGVFILSIYIIWKRTWPNFFTRRLSGVYLFVLGLLLQSHVKLFDLLSRNGEWENPSVIQNTWELFLRYQGSDPGTYDLGGGMIGAFGFAFTYVLFAPEGTQVIIFFMWIIAILLITGLSMNDILAKVLVPLKNFIMNTYSDWKDHFQSKREQKQEARKKERKTRGKRTTKDKKEADDQKEFGEETYSEPIIEDFTENSYQEAFEFEELKQKELQKDHAKKENTKSSQPASDSSIDSGEVTSGFSVAEVENESYELPPYDLLSRPVKSGQHRERQHVSENTRKLERTFESFGVKAKVVKVHLGPAVTKYEVQPAIGVKVSKIVNLTDDLALALAAKDLRIEAPIPGRSAIGIEVPNQEVSMVSLREVVDTKRNDLNAKLSIGLGRDISGEPILADLSKMPHLLIAGATGSGKSVCVNGIITSILLKAKPHEVKMMMIDPKMVELNVYNGIPHLLAPVVTEPKKAAQALKRVVNEMERRYELFSHSGTRNIEGYNNVIKKQNEESDAKQALLPYIVVIVDELADLMMVASGDVEDAITRLAQMARAAGIHLIIATQRPSVDVITGVIKANIPSRIAFSVSSSTDSRTILDMGGAEKLLGKGDMLYFPIGSNKPTRVQGAFLSDEEVQQIVDFVIGQQKAKYQEEMIPTDEPDQKVEEVEDELFDDAVNLIVDMQTASVSMLQRRFRIGYTRAARLIDAMEARGIVGPYEGSKPREVLISSIDQDASSS, encoded by the coding sequence ATGGCAAAAAGGAAAAAAAAGAATAAAAAGTCGTCAGGTTGGAAATCGCAGCTGTCTTTTGAAGTTTTCGGCCTTCTATTGCTGGCAATGACATTGATTGCAGCTGCGGAATTCGGCAAGGTGGGGAATATTTCTGCTGGATTGTTCCGTTTATTAGGCGGGGAATGGTATGGAATCTTGCTATTAGGAGTCTTTATCCTCTCCATCTATATCATTTGGAAGCGGACATGGCCCAACTTTTTTACACGCCGGTTAAGCGGTGTATACTTGTTTGTCCTCGGGTTATTATTGCAAAGCCATGTTAAGCTTTTCGACCTGTTATCCCGTAATGGCGAATGGGAAAATCCTTCTGTCATCCAGAATACTTGGGAATTGTTTTTGCGCTACCAGGGATCTGATCCAGGAACATACGATTTAGGTGGTGGTATGATCGGAGCTTTTGGTTTCGCGTTCACTTATGTCTTGTTTGCGCCAGAAGGGACACAGGTCATTATCTTCTTCATGTGGATCATCGCGATTTTACTTATCACAGGATTGTCCATGAATGATATTCTCGCTAAAGTCTTAGTACCATTAAAGAACTTCATCATGAATACATATAGTGATTGGAAGGATCATTTTCAGAGCAAGCGGGAACAGAAGCAAGAAGCACGTAAGAAGGAACGGAAAACGAGGGGTAAACGGACAACCAAGGATAAAAAAGAAGCCGATGATCAAAAAGAATTTGGAGAGGAAACCTACTCTGAACCGATTATTGAAGATTTCACTGAAAACAGCTATCAGGAAGCATTCGAGTTCGAAGAGTTGAAACAAAAGGAACTGCAAAAGGATCATGCTAAAAAAGAAAACACTAAATCATCCCAACCTGCCAGCGATTCGAGTATAGATTCTGGCGAAGTCACGTCTGGATTTTCCGTCGCTGAGGTGGAGAATGAATCCTATGAGCTTCCTCCTTATGATTTGCTGAGCAGACCAGTTAAGTCCGGCCAACACCGGGAAAGACAACATGTATCGGAAAACACGAGAAAGCTTGAACGAACGTTTGAAAGCTTCGGGGTAAAAGCGAAGGTAGTCAAAGTCCATTTGGGTCCTGCTGTCACAAAATATGAAGTACAGCCGGCAATTGGAGTGAAGGTAAGTAAAATCGTGAATTTGACAGACGACCTCGCATTGGCCCTTGCAGCAAAAGATCTGCGTATTGAAGCGCCAATTCCAGGAAGATCGGCAATCGGTATCGAAGTACCGAATCAGGAAGTTTCGATGGTCTCATTGAGAGAAGTCGTGGATACGAAACGCAACGATTTAAATGCAAAGCTTAGTATTGGTTTAGGTCGTGATATTTCCGGTGAACCGATACTCGCTGACTTGAGCAAAATGCCTCACTTGTTAATCGCAGGTGCAACAGGTAGTGGTAAAAGTGTATGTGTGAACGGAATCATAACAAGTATTTTGTTGAAAGCGAAGCCGCATGAAGTGAAAATGATGATGATCGATCCGAAAATGGTTGAGTTGAATGTCTATAACGGCATTCCTCATCTGCTTGCTCCAGTTGTGACTGAGCCGAAAAAAGCTGCACAAGCATTGAAACGGGTCGTCAATGAGATGGAACGTCGATATGAATTGTTTTCACATAGCGGAACAAGGAACATTGAAGGGTATAACAACGTAATCAAAAAACAAAATGAGGAATCTGATGCTAAGCAGGCTTTACTGCCATATATCGTCGTCATCGTAGATGAACTCGCTGATCTGATGATGGTCGCTTCGGGTGACGTTGAGGATGCGATTACTAGGCTGGCTCAGATGGCACGTGCTGCTGGAATTCACTTGATCATCGCGACACAAAGACCTTCAGTTGATGTCATCACAGGTGTCATCAAAGCGAACATTCCATCAAGGATTGCATTCAGCGTCTCATCTTCAACGGATTCCCGAACGATACTCGACATGGGAGGGGCTGAAAAACTTCTGGGGAAAGGTGACATGCTTTACTTCCCAATCGGCTCAAACAAACCGACACGTGTACAAGGTGCATTTTTATCTGATGAAGAAGTGCAACAAATAGTCGATTTCGTCATTGGACAGCAAAAAGCGAAGTATCAGGAAGAAATGATCCCGACCGATGAACCTGATCAGAAGGTTGAAGAAGTAGAGGATGAACTTTTTGATGATGCAGTGAATTTGATTGTCGATATGCAAACAGCGTCAGTTTCCATGCTTCAAAGGCGTTTCCGTATTGGGTACACAAGAGCTGCAAGACTTATTGATGCAATGGAAGCAAGAGGCATTGTCGGTCCATATGAAGGAAGTAAACCGAGGGAGGTTCTCATTTCAAGTATAGATCAGGATGCTTCATCCAGTTAA
- a CDS encoding ABC transporter permease, translating into MQKILFKLSVPVIAVALGLLVGGIIMVTSGYDPLLAYSSLFSVIFTDPYYIGETVRQMSPLILSGIAVAFAFRTGLFNIGVEGQLLVGWLASVYVGIAVEGVPAFIHIPLAILAAAAAGALWGLVPGFLKARFRVHEVITTIMMNYVALHVTNAIIRTHLLAPGERTEDIQSSASLSSLFLQEITDFSRLHYGIIAAILAAVLMWYLLWKTTTGYELRAVGFNQHASDYAGINVSKNIILSMCISGGFAGVAGAMEGLGTYQYMTINAAFTGVGFDGIAVALLGANSAIGIILAAALFGGLKIGALNMQAMAQVPPELITIVISLIIFFVASSYLVYWLRNRINRRGKI; encoded by the coding sequence CTGCAAAAAATTCTATTCAAGCTCAGCGTTCCTGTCATTGCAGTTGCGCTGGGTCTTCTCGTCGGCGGAATTATCATGGTTACAAGTGGATATGACCCACTGCTGGCATACTCCTCTCTGTTCAGTGTAATCTTCACAGATCCATATTATATCGGAGAAACAGTCAGGCAGATGTCACCGCTGATTTTATCAGGAATTGCTGTCGCATTCGCTTTCAGGACAGGGTTGTTTAACATTGGTGTAGAAGGTCAGCTATTAGTAGGATGGCTCGCTTCTGTCTATGTTGGAATCGCTGTTGAAGGTGTCCCTGCTTTCATCCATATTCCGCTCGCCATCCTTGCGGCAGCAGCTGCTGGGGCATTGTGGGGGCTTGTACCTGGCTTTTTGAAAGCGAGATTCAGAGTACATGAAGTCATTACCACGATCATGATGAACTATGTAGCTTTACATGTCACGAACGCAATCATTCGAACTCATTTGTTAGCGCCAGGAGAACGGACTGAAGATATCCAGTCTTCAGCTTCTTTGTCATCGCTGTTCTTACAAGAAATAACGGATTTTTCGAGGTTACACTATGGAATCATCGCAGCCATATTAGCTGCGGTATTGATGTGGTACTTGTTATGGAAGACGACGACTGGATACGAACTGCGTGCAGTCGGATTCAACCAGCATGCTTCTGACTATGCAGGAATCAATGTTTCGAAGAATATCATCTTATCCATGTGCATTTCTGGTGGATTTGCTGGTGTTGCAGGAGCCATGGAAGGTCTAGGGACGTATCAATATATGACAATTAATGCTGCCTTTACTGGTGTCGGCTTTGATGGAATTGCTGTAGCGCTTCTTGGAGCGAATAGTGCGATTGGAATCATTCTTGCTGCAGCTCTATTCGGAGGACTGAAAATCGGAGCATTGAATATGCAGGCGATGGCGCAAGTCCCTCCTGAATTGATTACAATTGTCATTTCACTAATCATCTTTTTCGTAGCTTCAAGCTATCTTGTCTACTGGTTGCGAAACCGGATTAACAGAAGGGGGAAAATTTAG
- a CDS encoding ABC transporter ATP-binding protein produces the protein MEYVIEMRDIRKEFPGIVANDNITLQVQKGEIHALLGENGAGKSTLMNVLFGLYQPEKGEIRVRGEKVEITDPNIANNLGIGMVHQHFMLVENFTVTENIVLGQEPKRRAQVDIKSAAKKVEEISRQYGLRVDPYAKIEDISVGMQQRVEILKTLYRGADILIFDEPTAVLTPQEIKELTQIMKRLIAEGKSIILITHKLKEIMEVCDRCTVIRRGKGIGTVDVADTNREELASMMVGRNVSFTTKKEKGNPQHEVLEINDLVVKDARGVPAVNGLDLTIRAGEIIGIAGVDGNGQSELIEAITGLRKADSGEIRLNGNEITNLKPRKVTESGIGHIPQDRHKHGLVLDFSIGENIVLQTYYQKPYSKYKQLKATEIFKKAEQLIEQFDVRTPSAYTQARALSGGNQQKAIIAREVDRSPDLLIAAQPTRGLDVGAIEFIHSKLIEERDANKAVLLVSFELEEIRNVSDRIAVIYEGKIIAIVDPEEVTEQDLGLLMAGSKQSMKEEK, from the coding sequence TTGGAATACGTCATTGAAATGCGGGACATCCGCAAAGAGTTTCCTGGCATAGTTGCCAATGACAACATAACATTACAGGTTCAAAAGGGTGAGATCCATGCATTGTTAGGGGAAAACGGTGCAGGGAAGTCCACATTGATGAACGTGCTATTCGGCCTGTATCAGCCTGAAAAAGGTGAAATACGTGTACGCGGTGAAAAGGTGGAGATCACAGATCCGAACATCGCAAACAATTTGGGAATTGGTATGGTCCATCAGCATTTTATGCTCGTAGAAAACTTTACTGTTACTGAGAATATCGTCCTTGGACAGGAACCGAAACGGCGGGCACAGGTCGATATCAAATCAGCAGCAAAGAAGGTCGAAGAAATATCCAGACAATATGGATTACGTGTAGATCCATATGCCAAAATCGAGGATATTTCCGTCGGGATGCAACAACGTGTAGAGATTTTAAAAACATTATATCGTGGAGCGGACATTCTGATATTTGATGAACCGACAGCTGTGTTAACACCCCAAGAAATAAAAGAATTGACCCAAATCATGAAACGTCTGATTGCAGAAGGGAAATCAATCATCCTGATCACCCATAAGTTGAAGGAGATTATGGAAGTCTGCGATCGTTGTACGGTTATCCGCAGGGGTAAAGGAATCGGTACTGTAGATGTAGCCGATACGAATCGCGAAGAATTAGCTTCGATGATGGTTGGTCGTAATGTATCGTTCACTACAAAGAAAGAAAAAGGAAATCCTCAACATGAAGTTCTTGAGATAAACGATCTTGTAGTGAAAGATGCTCGGGGAGTACCAGCTGTTAACGGTTTGGATTTGACGATTCGCGCAGGGGAGATCATCGGAATCGCAGGTGTAGATGGCAACGGACAGTCGGAATTGATTGAAGCGATCACAGGTTTGCGAAAAGCAGACAGTGGAGAGATTCGGTTGAATGGTAATGAAATAACCAATCTCAAACCACGCAAAGTCACTGAATCAGGGATTGGCCATATACCGCAGGACCGTCATAAACACGGTCTGGTTCTGGATTTTTCCATCGGTGAAAATATCGTGTTGCAAACCTACTATCAAAAACCGTATTCCAAATATAAACAGCTTAAAGCAACAGAAATTTTCAAAAAAGCAGAACAGTTGATTGAGCAGTTCGATGTACGGACGCCGAGTGCATATACGCAAGCGAGGGCTTTATCGGGTGGAAATCAGCAAAAAGCGATCATCGCACGTGAAGTGGATCGCAGTCCGGACCTACTTATTGCCGCACAGCCGACACGAGGACTTGACGTCGGAGCGATCGAGTTCATCCATTCCAAGCTCATTGAAGAAAGAGATGCGAATAAAGCTGTATTGCTCGTATCATTTGAACTTGAAGAAATCAGGAATGTTAGTGACCGAATCGCTGTTATATATGAAGGAAAAATCATAGCGATCGTCGATCCGGAAGAGGTCACTGAACAAGATTTAGGTTTGCTGATGGCTGGTTCGAAACAGTCAATGAAGGAGGAGAAGTAA
- a CDS encoding YlzJ-like family protein, with the protein MILYTSMPNELVFNTANEDYEKHAMIEMNGVSMTVEHLDGNQCRIVNLLSTDPNHYLDPNLQPGTILKKSYNYDQSPSSSQNSSMI; encoded by the coding sequence ATGATTTTATATACATCGATGCCCAATGAACTTGTCTTCAATACAGCAAATGAAGATTATGAAAAACACGCTATGATCGAAATGAATGGGGTTTCGATGACGGTGGAGCATCTAGATGGAAATCAATGCAGGATTGTGAATCTCTTAAGTACGGATCCTAACCACTATCTTGATCCGAATTTGCAGCCAGGCACGATTTTAAAGAAGAGCTACAACTATGATCAAAGTCCATCTAGTTCCCAGAATTCCAGTATGATATAA